Proteins from a genomic interval of Bacteroidales bacterium:
- a CDS encoding HAMP domain-containing histidine kinase, giving the protein MEKFYTKDLDQLIIFRLQEFKNNRLPSFNTEDIEVWNRFNEDILILPFDKKYPVQVVNQKKFFDKAEGHNIDFRIVYDTILIDFNPYMLMSRIPMIEKHDLMRTLSSQYGLLFFVILISLSTVYYYMSKKLWRPFHSTLSKIQNFSLEKDELPKFSNTNTTEFVQLNSILNDHISNNLSIYKKQKEFIENASHELQTPLAVFKSQLDMLLQQPDLSKEQIDIIQSLYSVSSRMTRLNKNLLLLARINNDQYGNMEDIDFVQTLYTQLLYLRERAESNGIKVNVSIEKPLNIHANRILVESLLTNLIVNAIRHNTEDGIINIRVFDCGFEISNTGAAQTLEKDKIFRRFNRTSEEKKGNGLGLSIVHEICKMHGWKTLYDYKDCLHSFVIRFIK; this is encoded by the coding sequence ATGGAAAAATTCTATACAAAAGATCTGGATCAGTTGATAATATTTCGTCTTCAGGAATTTAAAAATAATCGACTGCCTTCGTTCAACACAGAAGATATCGAAGTATGGAACCGTTTCAATGAAGATATACTCATTTTACCTTTCGATAAAAAATATCCAGTGCAGGTAGTCAACCAAAAAAAGTTTTTCGATAAAGCAGAAGGGCATAATATTGATTTTCGTATTGTCTATGATACAATATTAATCGACTTCAACCCTTACATGTTGATGTCTCGGATACCAATGATTGAAAAACATGATTTAATGAGGACTTTATCATCACAATATGGACTTTTATTTTTTGTTATATTGATTTCGTTGTCAACTGTTTACTATTATATGTCCAAGAAACTTTGGCGTCCGTTCCATTCGACACTTTCCAAAATACAGAATTTCAGCCTCGAAAAAGACGAACTGCCTAAATTCAGCAACACCAATACGACAGAGTTTGTTCAGTTGAACAGTATATTAAACGACCATATTTCCAATAACCTAAGCATATATAAAAAGCAGAAGGAATTTATAGAAAATGCATCACACGAACTCCAAACCCCATTAGCAGTATTCAAATCACAATTAGATATGCTGCTCCAGCAACCTGATTTATCAAAGGAACAGATCGACATTATACAATCTTTATACTCAGTATCCTCCAGGATGACACGCCTGAATAAAAACCTTTTACTTTTAGCTCGTATAAACAATGACCAATATGGTAATATGGAAGATATAGATTTTGTTCAGACGTTATATACTCAACTTCTATATTTACGTGAACGTGCCGAAAGTAATGGAATCAAGGTCAATGTTAGCATTGAAAAACCTTTGAACATTCATGCAAACAGGATATTGGTGGAAAGTTTGTTAACGAATCTAATCGTAAATGCCATACGGCACAATACTGAAGATGGAATAATTAATATCCGGGTATTTGATTGTGGGTTTGAAATATCAAATACAGGTGCGGCTCAAACACTTGAAAAGGATAAAATATTCAGGCGTTTTAATCGCACATCGGAGGAAAAGAAAGGTAATGGACTAGGTTTATCTATCGTTCATGAAATATGCAAAATGCATGGTTGGAAGACTCTATACGATTACAAAGATTGCCTACATAGTTTTGTTATTCGGTTTATTAAATAA
- a CDS encoding bifunctional 3-deoxy-7-phosphoheptulonate synthase/chorismate mutase type II, translated as MEINLNISEPLIPGIDCTKPIILAGSCSAETEEQVMATARQLSENGIEVFRAGIWKPRTRPNAFEGVGSIGLSWLKRVKEETGMRIATEVANVKHVYDALKNGVDVLWIGARTSANPFAVQEIADSLKGVNVTVLVKNPVNPDVELWIGALERINAAGVTHLGAIHRGFSSYGKSEYRNEPHWQIPIELRRRVPNLPIIVDPSHIAGKRDLIMDLCQSALDLNFDGLIIESHCDPDNAWSDAAQQVTPEHLDYIIKNLVLRSQDVDNKKAVTLEELRMQIDKLDDEVLHLMEQRMAIAEKIGFFKKENNVTIFQSNRWQELLKQRINIGLSKGLSTDFVQKIYTAIHEESIQHQKAIMNKK; from the coding sequence ATGGAAATCAATTTAAATATATCCGAACCTTTAATTCCTGGTATTGATTGCACTAAGCCGATAATACTGGCCGGTTCATGTAGTGCCGAAACAGAAGAGCAGGTAATGGCTACGGCACGACAACTGTCTGAAAATGGGATCGAGGTATTCCGTGCGGGAATCTGGAAACCCCGTACCCGTCCGAATGCTTTTGAAGGAGTTGGTTCGATCGGATTGTCCTGGTTGAAACGGGTAAAAGAAGAAACCGGAATGAGGATTGCTACTGAAGTGGCTAATGTAAAGCATGTATATGATGCTTTGAAAAACGGAGTGGATGTACTTTGGATCGGTGCAAGAACTTCAGCTAATCCGTTTGCCGTACAGGAAATAGCTGATAGCCTGAAAGGGGTAAATGTTACTGTCCTTGTCAAAAATCCTGTAAATCCTGATGTCGAACTATGGATTGGGGCACTGGAAAGAATAAATGCAGCCGGGGTAACCCACCTTGGCGCTATACACCGTGGTTTTTCCAGCTACGGAAAAAGCGAATACCGGAACGAACCACACTGGCAGATCCCGATAGAATTGCGTCGTCGTGTTCCGAATCTTCCGATCATTGTGGATCCGAGCCATATTGCCGGAAAGCGTGATTTAATAATGGATTTATGTCAATCTGCACTGGATCTCAATTTTGATGGATTGATCATTGAATCACATTGCGATCCGGATAATGCATGGAGTGATGCTGCACAACAGGTTACTCCCGAACACTTAGATTATATTATTAAAAATCTGGTGCTTCGGTCTCAGGACGTTGATAACAAAAAGGCAGTAACATTGGAAGAATTACGAATGCAGATTGATAAACTGGATGATGAAGTGTTACATCTGATGGAACAAAGAATGGCCATTGCTGAAAAGATAGGTTTTTTCAAAAAGGAAAACAATGTTACTATTTTCCAGTCTAACCGATGGCAGGAATTATTGAAACAACGGATCAATATCGGTTTGTCGAAGGGATTAAGTACTGACTTTGTTCAAAAGATTTATACAGCTATCCATGAAGAATCTATTCAACATCAAAAAGCGATCATGAATAAAAAATGA
- a CDS encoding prephenate dehydratase, with protein sequence MCKEQKEIKAAIMGGYGTFHEIAALHYFKDVEVEIIPSESFDDLFRLMKQGAAQHAISAIENSVAGSILPNYNLINNSDLQITGEIYLRVCQNLVALSGQTIDDLHEVYSHPMAILQSKPFFDKYPHIKLIDGRDTASCMRDISVNGLKGVGAIGSRYAAEKFDLEILSASIETNKKNYTRFLILTDKEYLPSNKSYNKSSISFALADEIGSLSKVLSIFSYFNINLSKIQSLPIIGKEWEYLFYVDLEFSNEEIYRQSLVSVAPFISNLNIMGEYCKGKVISE encoded by the coding sequence ATGTGTAAGGAACAAAAAGAGATCAAAGCAGCCATAATGGGCGGATATGGAACCTTCCATGAGATAGCAGCGCTTCATTACTTCAAAGATGTAGAAGTAGAAATCATCCCAAGTGAATCATTTGATGATCTTTTTCGTCTGATGAAGCAAGGAGCTGCACAACATGCAATATCAGCGATAGAAAATTCAGTGGCAGGAAGTATCTTACCTAATTATAATCTGATCAATAATTCTGATCTCCAGATAACAGGGGAGATTTATCTGAGGGTATGCCAGAATTTAGTAGCCCTTTCCGGACAGACCATTGACGATCTGCATGAAGTTTATTCACACCCGATGGCTATCCTGCAATCCAAGCCTTTTTTTGATAAATATCCACATATTAAACTTATTGACGGACGCGACACGGCATCTTGTATGCGTGACATCAGTGTCAACGGATTGAAAGGAGTAGGTGCTATCGGCAGTCGTTACGCAGCAGAGAAATTCGATCTGGAGATATTGTCAGCAAGTATCGAAACCAATAAGAAAAATTATACCCGTTTCCTGATTTTAACCGATAAAGAATATCTTCCCAGTAACAAATCATATAATAAGTCTTCCATTTCGTTTGCTTTGGCAGATGAAATAGGAAGTTTGTCGAAAGTATTATCTATTTTTTCGTATTTCAATATCAACCTTAGTAAAATTCAGTCTTTACCCATTATCGGGAAAGAATGGGAATATCTTTTTTATGTTGATCTTGAATTCTCTAATGAAGAGATATACCGGCAATCGCTGGTTTCAGTAGCACCTTTTATCAGTAACCTGAATATTATGGGAGAATATTGTAAAGGAAAAGTAATCTCTGAATAG
- a CDS encoding response regulator transcription factor: MKILVIEDEKELSKNIVKFLSNDSYLCEQAYNFGTAMEKITLYNYDCILLDLNLPGGDGIQILEEIKARKINSGIIIISARGSLNDKIEGLKIGADDYLSKPFSLSELSIRIYVLIRRQQFSHNNILNSGGIEIDLLSKSVKVKEEIVNLTKSEYDLLLFLINNKSRVVSKDAIAEHLSGDMADMLDNHNFVYAHIKNLKAKFAEAGSTNIIKTIYGTGYQWVEQER, translated from the coding sequence ATGAAAATATTGGTAATTGAGGACGAAAAAGAACTATCTAAAAATATCGTTAAGTTTTTATCAAATGACAGCTACCTTTGCGAGCAAGCCTATAATTTTGGTACAGCAATGGAAAAAATAACATTGTACAATTACGATTGCATTCTTCTTGATTTAAACCTCCCCGGCGGTGATGGTATTCAGATTTTGGAAGAAATTAAAGCCCGTAAAATAAACAGTGGTATTATTATCATATCCGCAAGAGGTTCGCTCAATGATAAAATTGAAGGATTGAAAATAGGTGCGGACGATTACCTTTCTAAGCCATTTTCATTATCAGAATTAAGTATCCGCATTTATGTCCTTATCCGACGTCAGCAATTCTCGCATAACAATATTTTAAATTCCGGTGGTATAGAGATTGACCTACTTTCAAAGAGTGTGAAAGTAAAAGAGGAAATTGTCAATCTCACGAAGTCTGAATATGATCTTTTATTATTCCTTATAAACAACAAGTCCAGAGTTGTTTCCAAAGATGCTATCGCAGAACATCTTTCAGGAGATATGGCCGATATGTTAGATAATCATAACTTTGTATATGCCCATATCAAAAACCTGAAAGCAAAATTTGCAGAGGCAGGTAGTACAAATATTATTAAAACCATTTATGGAACCGGATATCAATGGGTAGAACAAGAACGTTAG